The sequence below is a genomic window from Fusobacteriaceae bacterium.
CGGCCTTGATGCCCTTGCCGCCGTTCCGCAGGGCTTTGAGGTACAGCCGGAAGGGCAGACTCCGGGCGAAGGGAAGCGGCGCCAGGGAGCGGATCAGAGGCGCGTCGCCGCGGATCTCCAGAACCGTCGAGTAGGGTTTTTTCTCCGTCAGCGCGAGATAGCACCAGCCGCCGGCGCACAGGACGGCCGCAACAATCGCTATAAACAGGGAACGAAGGACCTTTTTCACGGGTTTACCTCTTTGTTTTCGTTTTGACCTTGTCTTTTGCCTTGGAAATCAGGGGCTTGTGCCCCCGGCTCTTCTTTTTGAAGACGTCGAGGATGGCTTCCGCTTCCATAAAGGGGGCCGTCACAAAGGAAAATCCCTCGTAGATTTCCACGTTCCGGATGGCCTTGGGAGCCACGCCCGATTTTTCCGTGATGAAGTCGATGAGCTTCCGGGGCGTCATGTCCTGCTTGCGGCCTACGCCCACAAACAGCCTTACTTTGCCGCTTTCATCCAAGTGGATGGAATTTGTATTGATTTCCGCGTAGCTGTTTTCGTCGAGGACGTCCTCGTAAGAATTTTTGAGCAGCGCCGCCACGATTTCCCTGGCGTCATGGTCCCGCAAAAGCTCTTCGGCGATTTTTTCATAGTTTTCGGGTACGCCAACGTCGAGAATGCCGTTGATGTCATCGATCAGCCGCGCCTTCTTGACCTCGATAATGTCCCGGGCGCCGGGGATGGTCTCGCGGCGAATCTCGGTCTTCACGATCCGCTGGATCTGCAAAAGCCTGCGGTATTCCTGGGGCGTGATGAAGGTTATGGCCAGGCCTTCCTTGCCGGCCCTGCCCGTCCGTCCGATCCGGTGCACGTAGGATTCGGCTTCCTGAGGGATCGAATAGTTGATCACGTGGGAGAGCTCGTTGATGTCGAGACCTCTGGCCGCCACGTCGGTCGCCACGAGGATGTTGATCTTTCTATTTTTGAAGCGCCGCAGCGTGTGTTCCCGACTCGTCTGGGTGATGTCGCCGTGGAGCGCCTCGGCCCCGTAAGAGCGGTCGTTCAGTTTCCCGGCCAGCTCGTTGACGTCGTTTTTCGTTCGGCAGAACACGAGGCCGTAAAAATCTTCGGCCAGGTCGATGATCCGGCAGAGGGCCTCGAATTTGTCCCGCTCGTGGACCTCGAAGTAAATCTGGTCGGCGAGGTCCGTCGTCAGTTCCTTGGACTTGACCGCCAGTTTTTCGTAATCGCCCATGTAATTTTCGGCGATTTTGAGGATTTCCGGGGGCATGGTGGCCGAAAAGCACAGAATCCGCTTGTCGGGATTCGTTCTGCCCATAATGAGCTCGATGTCCTCGATAAAGCCCATGTTCAGCATTTCGTCGGCCTCGTCGAGGATGAAGAATTTCAGATGATCCAGCTTGAGGATCCGCCGGTTCATGAGGTCGATGACCCGACCGGGCGTACCCACGACGATATCGACGCCGCTTTTGAGCTGGCGAATCTGATACTCAATGGATTGTCCGCCGTAGACCGGCGCGACCCTGATCCGGCGGCTCGGCGAGAGGCTGTTGGTCTCTTCGGCCACTTGCAGGGCCAGCTCCCGGGTCGGGGCCAGCACGATGGCCTGTATATGTCCGTCGGGGATCAGGCGCTCGAGGATCGGGAGCGCGTAGGCCGCCGTCTTCCCGGTGCCGGTCTGGGCCTGTCCCACGATATCTTTGTCTCCGTTCAGCAAGGCCGGTATGGTCAGCTTTTGGATCGGGGTAGGGACCTCGTATCCTTTTTTCGACAATGTTTTTAATATTTTTTCTCCCAGTCCCAATTCTTTGAATTCCGTTAATGTTTCCATGTTCACTTCCTTTTTTGGATTTTTGTTGCGATAAAAATTTATTCAGGCATTTCCTGCATGTCGGGCATATCGTCGTCGGAGGGGCGTATGTCATACGCCCGTACATGATCCGGGGCAGGGTTTGGGGCCGATTCGGGCATCGCCCCGTTGTCGGGACGCCGCGCGAGAAGCAGACGAAGCAGCAGGATCACGAAGCCCAGCAGGAGCAGGATGACGGTCCCGACGATTATCATATCAAGAATTTCCCCGCGTTCGGCGCCGGAGGCCCTGTCCGGCATGGACGCCGGTTCCTGGCGTTCGCCGTAGACGAGGTTGATGTTTTCCCGAGCCGGATCAACTCCCGCCTGTTCCCTGCGCTTTTCCGCCCGCAGGGCGGCCCGTTCTTTTTCTTCCGCTTCCAGTTGTTCTATGGTTTTGATCGGCAGATAGTCCCCGTTGCCGTAATAGAGCCGATATAGGGTCTCGGCGGACCGTTTTTTGAAGACGAGGCGGTGGGGGTAAAAATGCCCGCGGACCGCGATAATTTTCGCCTTGCCGAAATTGCCGTTCCGATTGCTCAGTTTCAAATGCAGGCTGTCCCTCGGATCGCTCCGCTCGAGGGGGATATCCGTCTCTTCCCGGCCGCCGCTCCGGTAGACTCTCCCCGTCCCGAGGGGATTTTTGGGCGTCGCCCGGGATTCGGAACCGTCCCAGAGCACATAGTCGCTGTCGAGGGTCGTATAGGTAAAAAGTCTCAAATTGTCGAGAGGAACCCGCTGTGTCCAGATCCTGAGCAGCGTCACATTGGGGTCGGCGTCGTACGCGCCGTAGGTCACGTCTCCGATCGGGAGAAACACATAGTCTTCGGGGGCGTCCCGGACGAGTTCCTCCTCGAGATAAAGCCGCGCCTGCCGCAGATAGCTGCGGGGGCCCCGCCCGGCCTCCTCCGGGATCAAAAGCTTGTACCAGAGGCTCGTATCGGCTTCCAGCAAAAAGGTCAGCGTATTGTCTTTAAGGGAAAATCCGGGACTTTCGACGCTTCTCCAAGTCTTGCCGTCGGGGCTCGCGAGGATTTTCACGGCTTCCCCGGGGAAGGGCCCGTCGGTCCGGGGAATATCCCGAAGCTTCAATTGCAGCCGGTTGCCATAGGGGACAAGACCGGATTTTTCCTCGGCGAAGCGGATGACGATTTCCCTGCCGCCTTCGGGCAGACGCTCATCCTGCCTGATTTCCCC
It includes:
- a CDS encoding DUF3999 domain-containing protein, with translation MEMMRGLAFNLFFLIFCACRLFSFGYYRDIILKGNGSVQEIPLPADVYMRAEPDFRDLVLVDGKNREVPYILEPYREETRRVISGEFAGEIRQDERLPEGGREIVIRFAEEKSGLVPYGNRLQLKLRDIPRTDGPFPGEAVKILASPDGKTWRSVESPGFSLKDNTLTFLLEADTSLWYKLLIPEEAGRGPRSYLRQARLYLEEELVRDAPEDYVFLPIGDVTYGAYDADPNVTLLRIWTQRVPLDNLRLFTYTTLDSDYVLWDGSESRATPKNPLGTGRVYRSGGREETDIPLERSDPRDSLHLKLSNRNGNFGKAKIIAVRGHFYPHRLVFKKRSAETLYRLYYGNGDYLPIKTIEQLEAEEKERAALRAEKRREQAGVDPARENINLVYGERQEPASMPDRASGAERGEILDMIIVGTVILLLLGFVILLLRLLLARRPDNGAMPESAPNPAPDHVRAYDIRPSDDDMPDMQEMPE
- a CDS encoding DEAD/DEAH box helicase — translated: METLTEFKELGLGEKILKTLSKKGYEVPTPIQKLTIPALLNGDKDIVGQAQTGTGKTAAYALPILERLIPDGHIQAIVLAPTRELALQVAEETNSLSPSRRIRVAPVYGGQSIEYQIRQLKSGVDIVVGTPGRVIDLMNRRILKLDHLKFFILDEADEMLNMGFIEDIELIMGRTNPDKRILCFSATMPPEILKIAENYMGDYEKLAVKSKELTTDLADQIYFEVHERDKFEALCRIIDLAEDFYGLVFCRTKNDVNELAGKLNDRSYGAEALHGDITQTSREHTLRRFKNRKINILVATDVAARGLDINELSHVINYSIPQEAESYVHRIGRTGRAGKEGLAITFITPQEYRRLLQIQRIVKTEIRRETIPGARDIIEVKKARLIDDINGILDVGVPENYEKIAEELLRDHDAREIVAALLKNSYEDVLDENSYAEINTNSIHLDESGKVRLFVGVGRKQDMTPRKLIDFITEKSGVAPKAIRNVEIYEGFSFVTAPFMEAEAILDVFKKKSRGHKPLISKAKDKVKTKTKR